CTTGCGGCGCCGACCGGTTACGATCGCGCGCCCTGCACGCGTCCGCATCCGCAGGCGGAATCCATGCACCCGTGCGCGACGCCGATTGTTCGGCTGGAATGTCCGCTTGCCCTTGGCCACGGCTGTATCTCCTCATTGCGTTTGGCCACCACAGCTACCCATCGGGCAGCTCTGGCAGCCCTTGGTAAGTTCTGCGGTCTTGCTGCGTAGCCGGCGCGCTCCGCATGATCTCGAATGAAACCGTTCGGGTTCGCAGCCGTATCGCCACTTCCGGGCGACTGTTCGAGGGTACTTACACGATTTCGCTGGGTCAAACCTGAGCGACCCGCCCGAAACCGACGGCCGGCACCCCCGTCGGCGCACCGGGGCCGACGACGACAGCCGGTCCGCCGGACCGAATCCTTCCAGGACAGCCGACCGCCGACCGAACATCGCGCGCCGCACCGACCACCCCGCA
This DNA window, taken from Mycolicibacterium sp. MU0050, encodes the following:
- the rpmH gene encoding 50S ribosomal protein L34 — its product is MAKGKRTFQPNNRRRARVHGFRLRMRTRAGRAIVTGRRRKGRRSLTA